In Candidatus Angelobacter sp., one genomic interval encodes:
- the guaA gene encoding glutamine-hydrolyzing GMP synthase: MNEQIVILDFGSQYTQVIARRIRECNVYSTILRYDTPAKKIAALKPGGLILSGGPASVYAKDAPLPDKNIFKLGIPVLGICYGVQIIGQFLGGRVEPGQKREFGKGILTVRDGSCALFQGLPGKLQVWNSHGDRLTRLPGGFKPVAATENSDYAAIENRAKNLFGIQFHPEVVHTPRGLEILSNFVHGICGCGRDWTMRNYVEQAVEGIRSQVGNEKVILGLSGGVDSSVAAALIHKAIGDQLTCIFVNNGLLRAREAEVVQEVFGRNFRVKLLYEDASKLFLRRLKGVTDPERKRKIIGRTFIEVFQTATKRAGKAKFLAQGTLYPDVIESVSIAGNPAAMIKSHHNVGGLPKKMKFKLVEPLKCLFKDEVRQLGLELGLPKEIVYRQPFPGPGLAVRCLGVVTPEKLKVLRRADAIVVEEMKASGLYYKTWQTFAVLLPVRSVGVQGDERTYDWTLAIRAVESQDGMTADWVKLPYELLEKISLRITNEVRGLNRVVFDLTSKPPGTIEWE, encoded by the coding sequence ATGAACGAGCAAATTGTCATTCTCGATTTCGGCTCCCAATACACGCAGGTCATCGCGCGTCGCATCCGCGAGTGCAACGTCTATTCCACCATCCTGCGCTACGACACGCCGGCAAAGAAAATCGCTGCTCTCAAACCTGGCGGCCTGATCCTGTCCGGCGGCCCGGCCAGTGTTTATGCCAAGGACGCGCCGTTGCCCGACAAAAACATCTTCAAACTCGGCATTCCCGTGCTCGGCATCTGTTATGGCGTCCAGATTATCGGCCAGTTCCTCGGCGGCAGGGTCGAGCCGGGCCAGAAACGCGAGTTCGGCAAGGGCATCCTGACGGTGCGCGACGGCTCATGTGCGTTGTTCCAGGGATTGCCCGGCAAGCTGCAGGTCTGGAATTCGCACGGCGACCGGCTCACCCGGCTGCCCGGCGGGTTCAAACCCGTGGCCGCGACGGAGAACTCCGATTACGCCGCCATCGAAAACCGGGCGAAAAACCTGTTCGGCATTCAGTTCCATCCGGAGGTCGTTCACACGCCGCGCGGCCTCGAAATCCTTTCCAACTTCGTCCATGGCATCTGCGGCTGCGGCAGGGACTGGACCATGCGCAACTACGTCGAGCAGGCGGTCGAGGGAATCCGCTCCCAGGTCGGCAACGAGAAAGTGATCCTCGGTCTGAGCGGGGGCGTGGATTCCAGCGTCGCGGCCGCGCTGATTCACAAGGCCATCGGCGACCAGCTCACCTGCATCTTCGTCAACAACGGCCTGCTGCGCGCGCGCGAAGCCGAAGTCGTGCAGGAAGTCTTCGGCCGCAACTTCCGTGTCAAGCTGCTCTACGAGGACGCCTCGAAGCTGTTTTTGCGGCGGCTCAAGGGAGTGACCGACCCGGAGCGCAAACGCAAAATCATCGGCCGGACGTTCATCGAGGTTTTTCAGACGGCGACCAAACGCGCCGGCAAGGCGAAATTCCTGGCGCAAGGCACGCTGTACCCCGACGTGATCGAGTCGGTGTCCATCGCGGGCAATCCTGCGGCGATGATCAAAAGCCATCACAACGTCGGCGGCCTGCCCAAGAAGATGAAGTTCAAGCTGGTCGAGCCGTTGAAATGTCTGTTCAAGGACGAAGTGCGCCAGCTCGGGCTGGAACTCGGCCTGCCGAAAGAGATCGTTTACCGCCAGCCGTTCCCCGGGCCGGGCCTCGCCGTGCGTTGCCTTGGGGTAGTGACACCGGAGAAACTGAAGGTTCTCCGACGGGCCGACGCGATTGTCGTCGAGGAGATGAAGGCGAGCGGGCTTTATTACAAGACGTGGCAGACGTTCGCGGTGCTGCTGCCGGTTCGCAGCGTGGGCGTGCAAGGCGACGAGCGGACTTACGACTGGACCCTCGCCATCCGCGCCGTCGAATCGCAGGACGGCATGACGGCGGACTGGGTGAAGCTGCCCTACGAGTTGTTGGAAAAGATCTCGCTGCGCATCACCAATGAAGTGCGCGGCCTCAACCGCGTCGTCTTCGATCTCACCAGCAAGCCGCCGGGCACGATTGAGTGGGAGTGA